The sequence CGCCTGACCCCGCGTCACCCGTGGTGGGCCAGGACCACCCTGCCGCCGATCTCCACCGTGCCGTCCGGTGCGGGCGCCGTGAGGATCTGGGAGCCGCGGCCCTGTGTGATGTTGAGCGCGCGCCCGAGGTGCGCGCTCAGCAACAGGGCCGCGGCTCCCGTCGCTTCGTCCTCCGCGATGCCATCGTCCCTGCGCGGAAAGGCCCGTGCCCGTACGCGCCCCGCCGCCTCCTCCTCCCACGCCCAGGCGTAGAGCCAGCCCTCTCCGGGCGGCGGGGCCGGGAGCGCGTCGACCTCGGCGGCCGAGGCGTACTGCTTCAGGGTGCGCGGCGGCGCCCACTCGGGGCGGGCGGTGATCCAGCTGAACTCGCCGTCCTGGCGGGCGAACACGTCGCCCACCTCCAGCTCCAGGATCTCCAGGTCGAGCAGCCAGGCGGCGCCGACCACGGGATGCCCGGCGAACGGCAGCCGGAGCCCCGGGGTGTAGATGTCGAGCTGCCCGCGCTCCGGGTCGTCGACGAACACGGTCTCGCTGAAGCCGAGTTTCCCGGCGAGTTCCTGCCGGTCCGCGCGGTCGGGAAGGCGACGCCCGTCGCGTACGACCCCGAGGGCGTTGCCGTGCCGGCCGTCCGGGCCGCAGAACACGCGCAGGACGTCGGTGCCGGCGGGTACGTCGTAGTCGTAGTCGCTCACGCTCGCATTCAAGCACCCGCCCGGGTCCCCGCCCTGCGAGAGGGCGGGGACCCGGGCGGTGGTGCCGTCCGGTTGCGGGATGTCAGGCGGTACGGCGGCGGGCCACGACGACCGCTCCGGCGCCGGCCGCCACGATCAGGCCGGACGCGGCGAGCAGCGGGCCCGTGGGCACGTCGGAGCCGGTGGAGGCCAGGGCGCCCGAGCCGCCGACCGTGCCGCCGCCTCCGACGGTGCCGCCCCCGCCGGTGGAGCCCGAACCGCCCGCGGTGCCCCCGCCGGTGGTGGAGCCGCCGGTCGTGGTGGAGCCGCCGGTGGTGGAGCCGGTCGGGAGGGTGGCGTCCTTGTCGAGGGAGACCGCGACGGTCAGCGCGTCGAGCTTCTCGCCCGCCTGGTACATCCCGCCGAAGGCCTTGGCGGAGCCGTCGGCGGTCAGGGTCGCCGGGACGCCGGACAGGGTGACGACACCGTCCTTGGCGGCGAGCTTGCCGGCGGGCAGCTTCAGGTCGGCGATGGCCAGGCCGGTGTAGGTGGACACCTTCTTGGTCGCGCGGTCCTTGGAGGAGACGTCGGCCAGGAGCTTGCCCGTGGTGCCGGACGTGCGCACCGTCAGGCGGGAGAACGAGAGGTCGAGGGTGTAGGCGCCGTCCTCCTTGTGGCCGAGGAAGCGGACCTTGCCGCCGAAGGTGGCCTTCAGGGTCTGCCCGGCGGCGTCGAACGTGCCGGTGGCGTCGGGGAAGCGGTAGCCGGACGCGGTGGCCTTGGCTCCGCCGGTCGTCTCGGCCTTGCCCTGGGCGATGGAGCCCGTGACGTACGAGCGGAAGGACTCCCGGACGCCCCAGTCCAGGGTGCCGTCGACGACCGGACCGGACTCGGGGGCCGGCTTGTCGGTGGCGGAGGCCGTGGGGCTGGGCTCGGTGGTCGGCTTGGTGGGCTCGGTGGTCGGCTTCTCGGTCGGCTTCTCCGTCGGCTTCTCGGTGGGCTTCTCGGTCGGCTTCTCGGTCGGCTTCTCGGTCGGCTTCTCGGTGGGCTTCTCGGTCGGGGCCGCGGCCGCCGTGACGGTGAGCGTAGCCGGGTCCAGCACCTCGCCCTCCTTGTACTGCCCGTTGAACGCCTCGGAGCCCGCCTTGGTCAGCTTGGCCGGGATGTCCTTGAAGACCATCGCGCCGCCCGCGCCCTGGCCCGGCCGCACCGCCGAGAGGTCCAGGTCCGCGACGGCGACATCGTTCCGGGTGCCCTGCGGGGTGGCCACGTCGGCGGTGATGGCGCCGCCCGTGCCGAGCGTGGAGACCTTGACGTCGGAGAGCGTGATGTCCAGGACGCCGCCGTGCGCGTTGAAGTTGACGCCGCCGTCGAACGCGGTGTCGGTGGCGTGGGTGCC is a genomic window of Streptomyces sp. NBC_00708 containing:
- a CDS encoding PhzF family phenazine biosynthesis protein yields the protein MSDYDYDVPAGTDVLRVFCGPDGRHGNALGVVRDGRRLPDRADRQELAGKLGFSETVFVDDPERGQLDIYTPGLRLPFAGHPVVGAAWLLDLEILELEVGDVFARQDGEFSWITARPEWAPPRTLKQYASAAEVDALPAPPPGEGWLYAWAWEEEAAGRVRARAFPRRDDGIAEDEATGAAALLLSAHLGRALNITQGRGSQILTAPAPDGTVEIGGRVVLAHHG
- a CDS encoding HtaA domain-containing protein, which produces MAATRRPITLAAAVATAATLGAALALPALAADRTAPNATAAAPTIELKDGTLDWGFKESFRRYIGGAGKITVKDGAKQAENNGVFTFVNGKGTYDTGTHATDTAFDGGVNFNAHGGVLDITLSDVKVSTLGTGGAITADVATPQGTRNDVAVADLDLSAVRPGQGAGGAMVFKDIPAKLTKAGSEAFNGQYKEGEVLDPATLTVTAAAAPTEKPTEKPTEKPTEKPTEKPTEKPTEKPTEKPTTEPTKPTTEPSPTASATDKPAPESGPVVDGTLDWGVRESFRSYVTGSIAQGKAETTGGAKATASGYRFPDATGTFDAAGQTLKATFGGKVRFLGHKEDGAYTLDLSFSRLTVRTSGTTGKLLADVSSKDRATKKVSTYTGLAIADLKLPAGKLAAKDGVVTLSGVPATLTADGSAKAFGGMYQAGEKLDALTVAVSLDKDATLPTGSTTGGSTTTGGSTTGGGTAGGSGSTGGGGTVGGGGTVGGSGALASTGSDVPTGPLLAASGLIVAAGAGAVVVARRRTA